Part of the Candidatus Methylomirabilis tolerans genome is shown below.
CGTGGAAAGCTGCGGCTGATTCAGCGCAACAATAACCCCGATAATAAGGACGATGGCGACGATTGACATGACGGGAAACAGCCGCTTTACCCCCCCGAGTCGACCGCCCCATAGGGTATTGATGAAGACGCCACACGACACCGGCAGCAGGATAATCTTGAGGATGCTGAGCAGCATATCGGCGGTGGGAACAGCCACCAACTTCCCGACGTACAGCCAAGTCAGCAGGGGCGTCATCACCACGGCCAGCATGGTTGACATTGAGGTCAGGGTGATGGACAAGGCCACATCGCCCCTAGCCAGATAGGTGATCACATTGGACGCGGTCCCTCCAGGCGCCGCGCCCACCAGCACGACGCCCACCGCCAGGGGTAACGGGAGGGAGAGGAGCCGGGTGAGCACCCACCCGATCAGCGGCATCAAGAGAAACTGTAAGGCCACACCGAGGGCGATGATGACAGGCCGCTTCATGGTGGCCGTGAAATCGCTCGGTGTGAGCGTCACGCCCATGCCGAACATGACGACTCCCAACAGTGGCACGATCGCCCACTTGAGTGGTATTAGGAGTGCGGGATAGACGACAGCGGTGACCGAGATGAGCACCGCCCAAAGTGGGAAGAGTCCAGCAATACGATCCATTTGGTTTGACACCATGACAATGAGTGTTGGGTTCACCGATGGATGGTCACGCCGACCTTGGCGCGCCGGCACTCGCCCGCCGCCTGGAGCTGCCGCGCACGCGCCAGATCGGAGCGACCGTTCCGGCTCCTGCCCTACCCACACGATTGCCGGAAGAGCTCGATCCGGTACGAGGCTGCAAGATAACGGCATCATAGAGAACGAGCGCAGTGGGTGTCAACAAGAGGATGGCAGGCCGAGCCAAACTCGATTACAATGGCCGCAAAGGAGTAAAAC
Proteins encoded:
- a CDS encoding bile acid:sodium symporter family protein, giving the protein MDRIAGLFPLWAVLISVTAVVYPALLIPLKWAIVPLLGVVMFGMGVTLTPSDFTATMKRPVIIALGVALQFLLMPLIGWVLTRLLSLPLPLAVGVVLVGAAPGGTASNVITYLARGDVALSITLTSMSTMLAVVMTPLLTWLYVGKLVAVPTADMLLSILKIILLPVSCGVFINTLWGGRLGGVKRLFPVMSIVAIVLIIGVIVALNQPQLSTLALPVITAVVLHNLLGLTSGYVVPKALGLDPIICRTIAIEVGMQNSGLAVALAVKYFSPAAALPGALFSIWHNLSGAALASFWSRTGQPR